The Proteus vulgaris genome contains a region encoding:
- a CDS encoding type IV secretion system protein gives MSTPNVAESYQSKFKGRNGLDKVLGDSETTRVKINSVILDKPHGVATIRFTTVRRVRSNPVDDQPQRWIAIMGYEYKSLAMNAEQRYVNPLGFRVTSYRVNPEVN, from the coding sequence ATGTCCACGCCGAACGTGGCAGAGTCTTACCAGAGCAAGTTCAAGGGCCGCAACGGTCTTGATAAGGTTCTGGGCGACAGTGAAACGACCCGCGTGAAGATTAACTCTGTGATCCTCGATAAACCGCACGGCGTAGCAACGATACGCTTTACTACGGTTCGCCGCGTGCGCAGCAATCCCGTTGATGATCAGCCGCAGCGCTGGATTGCCATTATGGGGTATGAATATAAATCGCTGGCGATGAATGCTGAGCAGCGTTATGTCAACCCGCTGGGTTTCCGCGTGACGAGTTATCGCGTCAACCCTGAAGTTAACTGA
- a CDS encoding TrbG/VirB9 family P-type conjugative transfer protein → MKKLLLSAVVLSVLGGAATNVMALEVGRNSPYDYRIKSVVYNPVNVVKIDAIAGVATHIVVAPDETYITHAFGDSESWTFAHKMNHFFVKPKQAMSDTNLVIVTDKRTYNIVLHFIGEETKKNADGTVSKSFIETPWAVRQAVLQLTYEYPFEQQEKAKSAADKKRITQKLKQTAFAGAKNYQYVMSEQPEMRSIQPVHVWDNYRFTRFEFPANAELPQVYMISASGKETLPNSHVVGENRNIIEVETVAKEWRIRLGDKVVGVRNNNFAPGAGAVATGTASPDVRRVQIGEDN, encoded by the coding sequence ATGAAAAAACTACTTCTTTCAGCAGTCGTTTTGTCAGTCCTGGGAGGCGCGGCCACTAACGTTATGGCGCTTGAGGTTGGCCGCAATTCTCCTTATGACTATCGCATTAAAAGCGTTGTTTATAACCCTGTTAATGTGGTCAAAATTGACGCTATCGCCGGTGTGGCTACCCACATTGTTGTCGCGCCTGACGAAACCTATATCACTCATGCTTTTGGCGATTCTGAAAGCTGGACGTTTGCGCACAAAATGAACCATTTTTTTGTGAAGCCGAAACAGGCCATGAGTGATACCAACCTGGTGATCGTCACCGATAAGCGCACCTATAACATCGTCCTCCATTTCATCGGTGAAGAAACGAAGAAAAATGCAGACGGTACGGTATCAAAATCCTTTATTGAAACGCCGTGGGCTGTGCGCCAGGCCGTTCTTCAGCTGACCTATGAATATCCGTTTGAGCAGCAGGAAAAAGCCAAAAGCGCGGCTGATAAAAAACGCATTACGCAGAAGCTGAAGCAGACGGCTTTTGCGGGGGCGAAGAACTATCAGTACGTAATGAGCGAACAGCCTGAAATGCGCAGCATCCAGCCGGTTCACGTCTGGGATAACTACCGCTTTACCCGGTTTGAGTTTCCGGCCAATGCGGAGTTACCGCAGGTCTACATGATTTCGGCCAGTGGCAAAGAAACGCTGCCTAACTCTCATGTTGTGGGTGAGAACCGCAACATCATCGAGGTGGAAACCGTCGCTAAAGAGTGGCGTATTCGTCTGGGCGATAAAGTCGTTGGCGTTCGTAATAATAATTTCGCGCCGGGCGCCGGTGCGGTAGCAACCGGCACGGCTTCCCCGGATGTGCGCAGGGTTCAAATTGGGGAGGATAACTGA
- the virB10 gene encoding type IV secretion system protein VirB10 gives MARKSVDVDQELDENTGDGEFESERGGFKGSNRRSAPGMKAFVILMALLALVFIGITVMGKIRTPAKAEADKDGGKAQQANTLPNYSFNSDPDVNKPATAQNSATDARAVQAAAQADADAGSSNTAARTSNKRKEPSPEELAMQRRLGGELAQTNQAATSNSPGVQPQDNETSEGSSALAKNLTPARLKASRAGVMANPSLTVPKGKMIPCGTGTELDTTVPGQVSCRVSQDVYSADGLVRLIDKGSWVDGQITGGIKDGQARVFVLWERIRNDQDGTIVNIDSAGTNSLGSAGIPGQVDTHMWERLRGAIMISLFSDTLTALVNQTQSNNIQYNSTENSGEQLASEALRSYMSIPPTLYDQQGDAVSIFVARDLDFSGVYTLADN, from the coding sequence ATGGCCCGTAAAAGTGTCGATGTAGATCAGGAACTCGATGAAAACACCGGAGACGGTGAATTCGAAAGCGAGCGTGGCGGATTTAAAGGCAGTAACCGCCGTTCGGCTCCTGGTATGAAAGCCTTTGTCATACTGATGGCGCTGCTTGCTTTGGTATTCATCGGGATTACGGTCATGGGTAAAATTCGCACCCCGGCTAAAGCTGAAGCTGATAAAGACGGTGGTAAAGCGCAACAGGCCAATACACTGCCAAACTACAGCTTTAACAGCGATCCTGATGTTAATAAACCTGCAACTGCGCAGAATAGCGCCACTGATGCCCGTGCTGTGCAGGCTGCCGCACAGGCAGATGCAGATGCGGGCAGCAGCAATACCGCCGCGCGTACCTCTAATAAGCGTAAAGAACCTTCGCCTGAAGAACTGGCTATGCAGCGTCGTCTGGGCGGCGAGCTGGCCCAGACTAATCAGGCGGCTACAAGCAATAGTCCCGGAGTGCAGCCCCAGGACAACGAAACAAGCGAAGGTAGTTCAGCACTCGCTAAAAACCTGACTCCTGCAAGGCTGAAGGCTAGCCGCGCTGGAGTCATGGCTAATCCCAGCCTGACTGTTCCGAAAGGCAAAATGATCCCCTGTGGTACCGGCACCGAGCTGGATACCACTGTTCCGGGTCAGGTTTCCTGCCGGGTTTCACAGGACGTTTACTCAGCTGATGGACTCGTTAGGCTGATTGATAAAGGCTCATGGGTTGACGGGCAGATTACCGGTGGTATCAAAGACGGCCAGGCGCGCGTGTTTGTTCTCTGGGAGCGTATCCGCAATGACCAGGACGGGACAATCGTTAATATTGACAGTGCCGGAACGAACTCACTCGGCAGCGCGGGGATTCCGGGCCAGGTGGATACCCATATGTGGGAGCGTCTGCGTGGTGCGATCATGATTTCGTTGTTCTCTGACACCTTAACGGCGCTGGTTAACCAGACGCAGAGTAATAACATTCAGTACAACAGCACAGAAAACAGCGGTGAGCAGCTGGCGTCTGAAGCACTTCGCTCTTACATGTCTATCCCCCCTACCCTCTACGATCAGCAGGGTGATGCGGTGAGCATTTTTGTTGCCCGCGACCTCGATTTCAGCGGCGTTTATACGCTCGCAGACAACTAA
- a CDS encoding ATPase, T2SS/T4P/T4SS family, with product MTDAAFYQLGPLREYLEDPTVFEIRINCFQEVICDTFSGRRVVQNAAITADFIRNLAKSLVSSNKLTMQAINDVILPGGIRGVICLPPAVIDGTTAVAFRKDLAADKNLEQLTSEGIFSDCRKITGSKQSLTDDDFFLKELHSSEKWPAFLQTAVEKKRTIVICGETGSGKTVLTRALLKSLHKDERVIILEDVHEVTVDHVVEAVYMMYGDAGKIGRVSATDALRACMRLTPGRIIMTELRDDAAWDYLKALNTGHPGGVMSTHANSARDAFNRIGLLIKATPIGRMLDMSDIMRMLYSTIDVVVHMEKRKIKEIYFDPEYKMQCVNGSL from the coding sequence ATGACTGATGCAGCTTTCTATCAACTTGGCCCACTGCGCGAGTATTTAGAAGATCCTACTGTTTTTGAAATTCGCATTAACTGCTTTCAGGAAGTTATCTGTGATACGTTCAGCGGCCGCAGGGTTGTGCAGAACGCGGCAATTACGGCAGATTTTATTAGGAACCTTGCTAAATCGTTGGTGAGCAGCAACAAGCTGACCATGCAGGCCATTAATGACGTGATCCTGCCTGGCGGGATCAGGGGCGTTATCTGTCTGCCCCCTGCGGTGATTGACGGTACAACGGCCGTAGCGTTTCGTAAGGATTTGGCGGCCGATAAAAATCTGGAGCAGCTGACCAGCGAGGGGATTTTCAGTGACTGCCGGAAGATTACCGGCAGCAAGCAAAGCCTAACGGATGATGATTTTTTCCTTAAAGAGCTGCACAGCAGCGAAAAATGGCCCGCATTCCTGCAAACCGCCGTTGAGAAGAAACGCACTATCGTGATCTGCGGTGAAACCGGGTCGGGGAAAACGGTACTCACGCGCGCGCTGTTAAAATCGCTACATAAAGACGAGCGTGTAATTATTTTAGAGGACGTTCACGAAGTCACGGTCGATCACGTTGTAGAAGCCGTTTATATGATGTACGGCGATGCAGGAAAGATCGGCCGCGTCAGCGCCACTGATGCCCTGCGAGCCTGTATGCGTCTGACACCGGGCCGTATCATCATGACTGAGCTTAGGGATGATGCTGCGTGGGATTATCTTAAAGCACTTAATACCGGCCATCCAGGCGGTGTTATGTCAACGCACGCTAACTCTGCGCGCGATGCCTTTAACCGTATTGGGCTGCTTATCAAAGCGACCCCTATCGGCCGTATGCTCGATATGAGCGATATTATGCGAATGCTCTACTCCACCATTGACGTTGTGGTGCATATGGAAAAGCGGAAAATCAAAGAAATTTATTTTGACCCTGAATATAAAATGCAGTGTGTGAACGGGAGCCTGTAA
- a CDS encoding phospholipase D family protein, whose amino-acid sequence MKNLATWLLAAAFTTAALPAFAVEPSVQVGYSPEGSARVLVLSAIDSAKTSIRMMAYSFTAPDIMKALVAAKKRGVDVKIVIDERGNTGRASIAAMNYIANSGIPLRTDSDFPIQHDKVIIVDNVTVETGSFNFTKAAETKNSENAVVIWNMPKLAESFLEHWQDRWNRGRDYRSSY is encoded by the coding sequence ATGAAAAACTTAGCAACCTGGCTTCTGGCCGCAGCATTTACGACAGCCGCCCTGCCCGCCTTTGCGGTGGAACCATCCGTTCAGGTTGGCTACTCGCCTGAAGGAAGCGCCCGCGTTCTCGTCCTGAGCGCCATTGACTCCGCAAAAACCTCGATACGGATGATGGCTTATTCTTTTACCGCCCCGGATATTATGAAGGCACTGGTAGCAGCCAAAAAACGGGGAGTTGATGTGAAAATCGTAATTGATGAAAGGGGCAATACGGGGCGCGCCAGCATTGCGGCCATGAACTACATAGCGAACAGCGGCATCCCTTTGCGTACTGACAGTGATTTCCCTATCCAGCATGACAAGGTGATCATCGTGGATAATGTGACCGTTGAAACTGGCAGCTTTAATTTCACCAAAGCGGCCGAAACGAAAAACTCGGAGAATGCGGTGGTGATCTGGAACATGCCTAAGCTCGCTGAATCATTCCTCGAACACTGGCAAGACCGCTGGAATCGGGGGAGAGACTACCGTTCCAGCTACTGA
- a CDS encoding DUF6710 family protein, with protein MDLRPHIGSAKGNPWVQDINHRVTLWLPWRIGFVRGGNHSIASGVLAGEGEVIPDTVYDMRYLLDIVSTDGYYWYMSGKICERVSDYRTAAFFEIGRLLTL; from the coding sequence TTGGACCTCAGACCCCATATAGGCAGCGCTAAGGGCAATCCGTGGGTACAGGATATTAACCACCGCGTTACTTTGTGGTTGCCCTGGCGGATAGGCTTTGTACGAGGAGGGAACCATTCTATTGCCAGCGGCGTTCTGGCCGGTGAGGGTGAGGTAATACCCGATACGGTTTATGATATGCGGTATTTGCTCGATATTGTCAGCACTGACGGGTATTACTGGTACATGAGCGGGAAGATCTGCGAGAGAGTCAGTGACTACCGTACAGCCGCCTTTTTTGAAATAGGCCGCCTGCTTACACTGTGA
- a CDS encoding IS6-like element IS26 family transposase yields MNPFKGRHFQRDIILWAVRWYCKYGISYRELQEMLAERGVNVDHSTIYRWVQRYAPEMEKRLRWYWRNPSDLCPWHMDETYVKVNGRWAYLYRAVDSRGRTVDFYLSSRRNSKAAYRFLGKILNNVKKWQIPRFINTDKAPAYGRALALLKREGRCPSDVEHRQIKYRNNVIECDHGKLKRIIGATLGFKSMKTAYATIKGIEVMRALRKGQASAFYYGDPLGEMRLVSRVFEM; encoded by the coding sequence ATGAACCCATTCAAAGGCCGGCATTTTCAGCGTGACATCATTCTGTGGGCCGTACGCTGGTACTGCAAATACGGCATCAGTTACCGTGAGCTGCAGGAGATGCTGGCTGAACGCGGAGTGAATGTCGATCACTCCACGATTTACCGCTGGGTTCAGCGTTATGCGCCTGAAATGGAAAAACGGCTGCGCTGGTACTGGCGTAACCCTTCCGATCTTTGCCCGTGGCACATGGATGAAACCTACGTGAAGGTCAATGGCCGCTGGGCGTATCTGTACCGGGCCGTCGACAGCCGGGGCCGCACTGTCGATTTTTATCTCTCCTCCCGTCGTAACAGCAAAGCTGCATACCGGTTTCTGGGTAAAATCCTCAACAACGTGAAGAAGTGGCAGATCCCGCGATTCATCAACACGGATAAAGCGCCCGCCTATGGTCGCGCGCTTGCTCTGCTCAAACGCGAAGGCCGGTGCCCGTCTGACGTTGAACACCGACAGATTAAGTACCGGAACAACGTGATTGAATGCGATCATGGCAAACTGAAACGGATAATCGGCGCCACGCTGGGATTTAAATCCATGAAGACGGCTTACGCCACCATCAAAGGTATTGAGGTGATGCGTGCACTACGCAAAGGCCAGGCCTCAGCATTTTATTATGGTGATCCCCTGGGCGAAATGCGCCTGGTAAGCAGAGTTTTTGAAATGTAA
- a CDS encoding aminoglycoside O-phosphotransferase APH(3')-Ia, producing the protein MSHIQRETSCSRPRLNSNLDADLYGYRWARDNVGQSGATIYRLYGKPNAPELFLKHGKGSVANDVTDEMVRLNWLTAFMPLPTIKHFIRTPDDAWLLTTAIPGKTAFQVLEEYPDSGENIVDALAVFLRRLHSIPVCNCPFNSDRVFRLAQAQSRMNNGLVDASDFDDERNGWPVEQVWKEMHKLLPFSPDSVVTHGDFSLDNLIFDEGKLIGCIDVGRVGIADRYQDLAILWNCLGEFSPSLQKRLFQKYGIDNPDMNKLQFHLMLDEFF; encoded by the coding sequence ATGAGCCATATTCAACGGGAAACGTCTTGCTCGAGGCCGCGATTAAATTCCAACCTGGATGCTGATTTATATGGGTATAGATGGGCTCGCGATAATGTCGGGCAATCAGGTGCGACAATCTATCGATTGTATGGGAAGCCCAATGCGCCAGAGTTGTTTCTGAAACATGGCAAAGGTAGCGTTGCCAATGATGTTACAGATGAGATGGTCAGACTAAACTGGCTGACGGCATTTATGCCTCTTCCGACCATCAAGCATTTTATCCGTACTCCTGATGATGCATGGTTACTCACCACTGCGATCCCCGGGAAAACAGCATTCCAGGTATTAGAAGAATATCCTGATTCAGGTGAAAATATTGTTGATGCGCTGGCAGTGTTCCTGCGCCGGTTGCATTCGATTCCTGTTTGTAATTGTCCTTTTAACAGCGATCGCGTATTTCGTCTCGCTCAGGCGCAATCACGAATGAATAACGGTTTGGTTGATGCTAGTGATTTTGATGACGAGCGTAATGGCTGGCCTGTTGAACAAGTCTGGAAAGAAATGCATAAGCTTTTGCCATTCTCACCGGATTCAGTCGTCACTCATGGTGATTTCTCACTTGATAACCTTATTTTTGACGAGGGGAAATTAATAGGTTGTATTGATGTTGGACGAGTCGGAATCGCAGACCGATACCAGGATCTTGCCATCCTATGGAACTGCCTCGGTGAGTTTTCTCCTTCATTACAGAAACGGCTTTTTCAAAAATATGGTATTGATAATCCTGATATGAATAAATTGCAGTTTCATTTGATGCTCGATGAGTTTTTCTGA
- a CDS encoding quinolone resistance pentapeptide repeat protein QnrS1 → METYNHTYRHHNFSHKDLSDLTFTACTFIRSDFRRANLRDTTFVNCKFIEQGDIEGCHFDVADLRDASFQQCQLAMANFSNANCYGIEFRACDLKGANFSRTNFAHQVSNRMYFCSAFISGCNLSYANMERVCLEKCELFENRWIGTNLAGASLKESDLSRGVFSEDVWGQFSLQGANLCHAELDGLDPRKVDTSGIKIAAWQQELILEALGIVVYPD, encoded by the coding sequence ATGGAAACCTACAATCATACATATCGGCACCACAACTTTTCACATAAAGACTTAAGTGATCTCACCTTCACCGCTTGCACATTCATTCGCAGCGACTTTCGACGTGCTAACTTGCGTGATACGACATTCGTCAACTGCAAGTTCATTGAACAGGGTGATATCGAAGGCTGCCACTTTGATGTCGCAGATCTTCGTGATGCAAGTTTCCAACAATGCCAACTTGCGATGGCAAACTTCAGTAATGCCAATTGCTACGGTATAGAGTTCCGTGCGTGTGATTTAAAAGGTGCCAACTTTTCCCGAACAAACTTTGCCCATCAAGTGAGTAATCGTATGTACTTTTGCTCAGCATTTATTTCTGGATGTAATCTTTCCTATGCCAATATGGAGAGGGTTTGTTTAGAAAAATGTGAGTTGTTTGAAAATCGCTGGATAGGAACGAACCTAGCGGGTGCATCACTGAAAGAGTCAGACTTAAGTCGAGGTGTTTTTTCCGAAGATGTCTGGGGGCAATTTAGCCTACAGGGTGCCAATTTATGCCACGCCGAACTCGACGGTTTAGATCCCCGCAAAGTCGATACATCAGGTATCAAAATTGCAGCCTGGCAGCAAGAACTGATTCTCGAAGCACTGGGTATTGTTGTTTATCCTGACTAA
- a CDS encoding recombinase family protein — MFIGYNRMSKADGSQTNDLQRDALIAAGVDAAHFYEDRASGKREERPGLTACLKALRPGDTLVVWKLDRLGRDLRHLINTAHDLTARGTGLKVLTGHGATIDTTTAAGKLVFGIFAALAEFERELIAERTTAGLASARARGRNGGRPYKMTPVKLRLAMASMGQSETKVSTLCQELGITRQTLYRHISPVGQLRADGIKLLNRG; from the coding sequence ATGTTCATCGGATATAATCGGATGTCAAAAGCGGATGGTTCGCAGACGAATGATTTACAACGTGATGCACTGATCGCCGCAGGTGTTGATGCCGCACATTTTTATGAGGACCGGGCATCGGGCAAACGAGAAGAGCGTCCTGGACTTACAGCCTGTCTGAAAGCACTACGACCCGGAGACACGCTGGTCGTATGGAAGCTGGACCGCCTCGGTCGTGATCTTCGTCATCTCATTAATACAGCGCACGACCTGACCGCGAGGGGGACCGGTCTGAAAGTGCTGACCGGTCACGGGGCGACTATCGACACAACAACGGCCGCTGGCAAGCTTGTCTTCGGTATCTTTGCCGCACTGGCGGAGTTTGAGCGCGAACTGATTGCTGAAAGAACGACTGCAGGTCTGGCATCAGCAAGAGCCCGTGGGCGGAACGGCGGCCGACCTTATAAAATGACGCCAGTCAAACTGCGACTGGCAATGGCATCAATGGGACAATCAGAAACAAAGGTCAGTACGCTATGCCAGGAACTTGGGATAACCCGGCAAACTTTGTACAGGCATATTTCCCCTGTTGGTCAACTGCGGGCGGACGGGATCAAGCTGCTCAACCGTGGATAA
- the groL gene encoding chaperonin GroEL (60 kDa chaperone family; promotes refolding of misfolded polypeptides especially under stressful conditions; forms two stacked rings of heptamers to form a barrel-shaped 14mer; ends can be capped by GroES; misfolded proteins enter the barrel where they are refolded when GroES binds): protein MAAKDIRFGEDARSKMVRGVNVLANAVKATLGPKGRNVVLQKSYGAPTITKDGVSVAKEIELADAFENMGAQMVKEVASKTSDNAGDGTTTATVLAQAFIREGMKAVAAGMNPMDLKRGIDQAVKAAVGELKSLSKPSSTSKEIAQVGAISANSDANIGDLIAQAMDKVGKEGVITVEEGSGLDNELDVVEGMQFDRGYLSPYFVNNQQSMSADLDDPFILLYDKKISNVRDLLPVLEGVAKAGKPLLIVAEEVEGEALATLVVNTIRGIVKVCAVKAPGFGDRRKAMLEDMAILTGGVVISEEVGLSLEKATIKDLGRAKKIQVSKENTTIIDGAGEGAGIEARIKQIKAQIEETSSDYDREKLQERVAKLAGGVAVIKVGAATEVEMKEKKARVEDALHATRAAVEEGIVPGGGVALIRAKAAIAGIKGVNEDQNHGIQIALRAMEAPLREIVTNAGDEPSVILNRVVEGSGAFGYNAANGEFGDMIEFGILDPTKVTRTALQNAASIAGLMITTEAMVAEAPKKDEPAMPAGGGMGGMGGMDF, encoded by the coding sequence ATGGCTGCCAAGGACATTCGTTTCGGCGAAGACGCGCGCTCCAAGATGGTGCGCGGCGTCAACGTGCTCGCCAACGCCGTGAAGGCGACCCTCGGCCCGAAGGGCCGCAACGTCGTGCTGCAGAAGAGCTACGGCGCGCCGACCATCACCAAGGACGGCGTCTCCGTCGCCAAGGAAATCGAACTGGCTGACGCGTTCGAGAACATGGGCGCGCAGATGGTGAAGGAAGTCGCTTCCAAGACCTCCGACAACGCCGGCGACGGCACCACCACCGCCACCGTGCTGGCGCAGGCGTTCATCCGCGAGGGCATGAAGGCGGTCGCCGCCGGCATGAACCCGATGGACCTGAAGCGCGGCATCGACCAGGCGGTGAAGGCCGCGGTCGGCGAACTGAAGTCGCTGTCCAAGCCGTCGTCGACCAGCAAGGAAATCGCCCAGGTCGGCGCGATCTCCGCGAACTCGGATGCCAACATCGGCGACCTGATCGCGCAGGCGATGGACAAGGTCGGCAAGGAAGGCGTGATCACGGTCGAGGAAGGCAGCGGCCTGGACAACGAACTCGACGTGGTCGAGGGCATGCAGTTCGACCGCGGCTACCTGAGCCCGTACTTCGTCAACAACCAGCAGTCGATGTCGGCCGACCTGGATGATCCCTTCATCCTGCTGTACGACAAGAAGATCTCCAACGTGCGCGACCTGCTGCCCGTCCTCGAGGGCGTGGCCAAGGCCGGCAAGCCGCTGCTGATCGTGGCGGAGGAAGTCGAAGGCGAAGCGCTGGCGACCCTGGTGGTCAACACCATCCGCGGCATCGTCAAGGTCTGCGCGGTGAAGGCCCCGGGCTTCGGCGACCGTCGCAAGGCGATGCTGGAAGACATGGCGATCCTGACCGGCGGCGTGGTGATTTCCGAGGAAGTCGGCCTGTCGCTGGAGAAGGCCACCATCAAGGACCTCGGCCGCGCCAAGAAGATCCAGGTGTCGAAGGAAAACACCACCATCATCGATGGCGCCGGCGAAGGCGCGGGCATCGAGGCGCGCATCAAGCAGATCAAGGCGCAGATCGAGGAGACCTCCTCCGACTACGACCGCGAGAAGCTGCAGGAGCGCGTGGCCAAGCTGGCCGGCGGCGTTGCGGTGATCAAGGTCGGTGCCGCCACCGAAGTCGAGATGAAGGAAAAGAAGGCGCGCGTCGAAGACGCCCTGCACGCGACCCGTGCGGCCGTCGAGGAAGGCATCGTCCCGGGCGGCGGCGTCGCCCTGATCCGTGCCAAGGCGGCGATCGCCGGCATCAAGGGCGTGAACGAAGACCAGAACCACGGCATCCAGATCGCCCTGCGCGCGATGGAAGCCCCGCTGCGCGAGATCGTGACCAATGCCGGCGATGAGCCGTCGGTCATCCTCAACCGCGTGGTCGAAGGTTCGGGTGCGTTCGGCTACAACGCCGCCAACGGCGAGTTCGGCGACATGATCGAGTTCGGCATCCTGGACCCGACCAAGGTCACCCGCACCGCGCTGCAGAACGCCGCGTCGATCGCGGGCCTGATGATCACCACCGAAGCGATGGTGGCCGAGGCCCCGAAGAAGGACGAGCCGGCGATGCCGGCCGGCGGCGGCATGGGCGGCATGGGCGGCATGGATTTCTAA
- a CDS encoding IS91 family transposase yields MCAPLPAAHAAARYARHLPERTLLYALVQAHYPDFIARLEAEDRPLPEYVREEFETYLRCGVLEHGFLRVVCEHCRAERLVAYSCKKRGLCPSCGARRMAESARHLVDEVFGPRPVRQWVLSFPYPLRFLFASKPEAIGPVLGIVHRVIAGWLADQAGVPRDTAQCGVVTLIQRFGSALNLNIHFHMLWLDGVYEDTTERPQRKPRLHRTRAPTSAQLTELANTIAHRVCRHLSRRGWLEGEDESVFLSDSAGSDDGMDGLRMSSMTYRIATGRDAGRKVVTLQTLPGDAGPLEGDAGKVGGFSLHAGVAAEAHESHKLEKLCRYITRPAISEQRLSISPQGRVRYQLKTPWRNGTTHVEWDAVDFIAKLAALVPPPRAHLTRFHGVFAPNANLRAQLTPSGRGRRPAGDAAPVDVSAHDEPRSPEQKRRAMSWAQRLKRVFSIDITTCAHCGGAVRIVASIEDPKAIRAILAHFEKHGALEQAHYRPAARAPPPAA; encoded by the coding sequence GTGTGCGCGCCACTGCCGGCCGCCCACGCCGCTGCGCGTTACGCGCGCCACCTGCCCGAGCGCACGCTGCTGTACGCGCTAGTGCAGGCGCACTACCCGGACTTCATCGCGCGTCTTGAGGCCGAAGACCGCCCGCTGCCCGAGTATGTGCGCGAGGAGTTCGAGACCTACCTGCGCTGCGGCGTGCTCGAGCACGGCTTCCTGCGCGTGGTCTGCGAGCACTGTCGTGCCGAGAGGCTGGTGGCGTATTCCTGCAAGAAGCGCGGGCTGTGCCCGAGCTGCGGCGCACGGCGCATGGCCGAGTCGGCGCGGCATCTGGTGGACGAGGTGTTCGGCCCGCGGCCGGTGCGGCAATGGGTGCTGAGTTTCCCGTACCCGTTGCGCTTCCTGTTCGCCAGCAAGCCTGAGGCGATCGGCCCGGTGCTGGGCATCGTGCATCGTGTGATCGCCGGTTGGCTTGCCGATCAGGCCGGCGTGCCGCGGGATACGGCGCAATGCGGCGTGGTGACCCTGATCCAGCGCTTCGGCAGCGCGCTGAATCTCAACATCCACTTCCACATGCTGTGGCTCGACGGCGTGTACGAGGACACCACCGAGCGTCCGCAGCGCAAGCCGCGCCTGCACCGCACCCGTGCGCCCACATCGGCGCAACTGACGGAACTGGCCAACACCATCGCGCATCGCGTGTGCCGGCACCTGTCGCGCCGCGGCTGGCTCGAAGGCGAAGACGAATCCGTGTTCCTGTCCGACAGCGCGGGTAGCGACGACGGCATGGATGGGCTGCGGATGAGTTCGATGACCTACCGCATCGCCACCGGTCGCGACGCTGGCCGCAAGGTCGTCACGCTGCAAACGCTGCCTGGCGACGCCGGTCCGCTGGAGGGCGACGCCGGCAAGGTCGGCGGCTTCTCGCTGCATGCCGGCGTGGCCGCGGAAGCACACGAAAGCCACAAGCTCGAAAAGCTGTGCCGCTACATCACGCGCCCGGCGATCAGCGAGCAGCGGCTATCGATCTCGCCACAGGGCAGGGTGCGTTACCAGCTCAAGACGCCGTGGCGCAATGGCACCACGCATGTCGAATGGGATGCGGTGGACTTCATCGCCAAGCTGGCGGCACTGGTCCCGCCGCCACGCGCGCATCTCACCCGCTTCCACGGCGTATTCGCCCCGAATGCAAACCTGCGCGCGCAGCTGACGCCCTCGGGGCGCGGCAGGCGGCCTGCGGGCGATGCGGCGCCAGTGGACGTCAGCGCCCACGACGAGCCGCGCAGCCCCGAGCAGAAGCGCCGTGCGATGAGCTGGGCGCAACGGCTCAAGCGGGTCTTTTCCATCGACATCACCACCTGCGCCCACTGCGGCGGCGCGGTGCGGATCGTCGCCAGCATCGAAGACCCCAAGGCCATTCGCGCCATCCTCGCCCACTTCGAGAAACACGGCGCGCTGGAGCAAGCGCACTACCGGCCCGCAGCGCGCGCCCCGCCGCCCGCCGCGTGA